The genome window ACGCCTGGCTCGCTTCCCACGTCACCTGCCCGGTCTGTCGCGCCAACCTCGCCGAGCAAACCACCGACGGCGGTCTCGACCCGCCGTTTGTTGCCGTCCCAACGGCGGGCATTCATCCCGAGTCCGCTGCCCTGCCACAGAATCATGTTGCAATCCCCGTGGACCCTGcaggggcggaggaggaggagcgggagGCGGCCAAGGAACTAGCGCGAATTGGAAGCCGGAAGCGGGAGGCTCGGTCGCGATCCGGGCGTCGGTCGCCGAAGTTCCCACGATCTCATTCGACCGGGCATTCCGTGGTCCGGTCGGTGGAGGACGTGGACCGGTACACCCTCCGGTTGCCGGAGCACATAAGGAAGGAGATATTCGCCGCCCGGAAGCTCCACCGTTCAGCAAGCTGCGTCGCGTCCCCAATCGCGGGGGAGGGAAGCTCAAGGAGCGGGCAcggtggcggcggcagcggcggcggcggcggggagggAAGTAGCCGCGGATGGTGGAGCTTCCGCCCTCGGAAGTCGGACCGGTGGCCACCGTTCTTCTTACGGACGCTGTCGGTGAAGGTCCCGGCGTGGGTGACGGGGACGAAAGGGGAGGGCGAGTGCTCAGTGCAGAAGGGGGAAGCGGAGGGCTCAGTCAAGAGAAGGGTCGCGGCCGTGAGGACGTCCTTGGAATGcctcggaggcggaggcggcggaggaCGAGACGATGACGAATCCCCGACCAGCTCCCTGACTCGGCAAGTTTGACCGTGTCGAGATCTTCATATTCTTGCTTGTTGACTTGGTTCCAGTTTACACTTTATATAAATACATAAAATTGCATACATGAGATTAGCGTGGTTTACTAAGAGAAATTGTACATATATCCTATCTTATTCTTATGCTGGTAACATACTATTGCGCAGGTTTGGACCTCCTTGTGTTCTACGAATGCACTATTATAACTCATCTCTCAGAAATGTCAGCTATCTTAAACAAGTAGAGAAACATTGTATGACATCTTTCCGATTTATCAATATCGTAGCAACATACTTTGTTTCCTCACGGTGAATGAAACGGCGTTGATCTTCGCAAAGCATAAACCGGAGCGTGGTCAACGCGTTGAAATCTTAGTGCTTCCAAGTTAAACCAGCGACGTATATATGCTGAGTAATCCTACGTGTGATCTTACCTGCAGCACAAAGTCGATGAATGCTTTCGTCACAAAccctataataaaaaaaaataaataaataaataatttgaaccattaaaataaaataaaaaataatgaacatACATGAATAAGTCAAAAGTTTGAACTCTTATGGGATTAAGAGTGTAGTCTTATATCATACAGAATTAAAAAAAGGGGATCAGATTTGATCCAAAATCTAAAGTCAACCTCTCCAATCTAATATTGCCCTCCAGACAAGTGGGTTTGTATGGATAATATAATAAAATCCTAAGGCGTATTACTTGCTCGATAAATAAATAGCAATTTCGTGCACTGTGCGTTCTTGTTGATGCGTAGAAGCAACGTTAAATGGCCCTTTTGTTTACCCTGTCAACGTTTATTAACTATAAGAATAACACGAAAGAGGAAGTAATGATGGGGACGaagatcatgataacatcatccttttaagggaaaaaaaaagatgcTATATGGAAATGAATAAAAATAGGATGCTAACTGAGAATTTGTAAACAATAAAGAGCTTATTATTCTTATATTTTTTGGGAATTTACCCTTTTTTACTATTAATACTAACTAATTATATCAACTCTTCTAATTAAACTTTGTCATCTCAACTACACAATTATTTATTTGGTGCATGGATCAATAATTATGTTGATGAATACAATTCAAGATCAATACAGGTTCAGACCAGATTCGGAATTGGATTTCGCAATCAGGTGCGTGCATTGCGATTCTTTTCGGTCAAAAGCTCAGATTCATCTTCTATGTCAACCTCGCGGTCCTACCCAAACACTTCAAGTAAAGGTATCGATCGTATCGCACGCTGTACTTTGGCTTATTGTCATCTTCGAGGGCGGGCTACAGCTATCCGTCACCCAGCTTGTCGACGTAATCTGCTATAACAATGCAGCGAAGAATCCCGTAGCATGAAATGCCGGCTGTGCTCGGCATTCTCGTGTCGAACAATGGACTAAAACACCGTGCAGCTCGTTCTCGCGAAACGGCTGCATTCCGCTGCCATCGTAAGTCTCTTGCCGCTGATCAAACGAACTGTCCTCTTTGTTGCAGATTTAGATTAATGAATGCTGTTTCATAAACGATTCCTAGAGATTGTTATCAAAATCGCATAGCAGATAGGGTTCGACTGCAGTTTATTGGCTTTGCCTTTTCGTAAACTCTGCTACATGCCGTTCTGTTGCCTTTTTGTTTTGCGTTAAATGTGTTTGTTATTATGCCTCTATAAGCATATAGCTTCCTTGCTTGTCCCATGCTCTAGAAATCAAAGCTTGCCAAACACAGGTTTGAAAGAGGACAAACCAAATCTTGGACGAGTTACTGGAACAATTTTTGGAACTGGTGAAATTGCTTGAGTGAGTGTAAAATGTTCAAGCCCATCTTAGCGGTTTAATTTCCCCTGGTGTATCCAAATGCAGGCTAGTACGAAAATTCTTGGTATTTGTTTCTTTGAGGCTGCACTCTGCATCCTATAGGATGGCAATTGGATCTTATGGAATTCTTACCCATTACGAGAATAACTAATCAAACAGGCTCGTGTGAGTAAGAGTTCCCCAAGTGCCTCCTTGCATTGCTTATCCTATCCTGGGAGTCTCGTTATATCAGTACTTAGGACGGACCCATTGTCCAAATTCATGGGCAACCAAGTTGTCTAAAGTAAAAAAGGTCAATAGAATGCTTAATCCAACCTTGAATCATGGGAAAAAGGAACATTGTCATCATTTAAGAAGCGAGGAAAACTTCTGCATTGATCAGGTTTTACATATGCTCATGCAATTGTTATAAGTTCTCCAAGTTGGCTGTAATTTAGATGGTATCACCTAACTACGTGACTGTAATCATATGCTGTGTCATCTCTTCGGTCTTCACAAAAGTAGTTCATGGGTTATAGAGGCAGCAGTTAAATGACATCTGCATCTTAGGTCTCTGATCTTGTATATTGCTAGTTAGGTAAACCatgtctcaatggtcataaacaatAAATATGGAGATATGATTTTCTAAGATTAACTTATTCTACATTAGGAAATACTTGTGTAGAAATCATGTATGGAGTTCCTTGAGATCTGACCTAGGTTGTCCATCTGAGGAAGATATTCCCTTTCACGAGATTGGTCATGGTCTCCATTCCGCTGGGGTGCAGTTACATATTTCTGTGCTAGTGatgcaaataaaaaaagaaaaattaagaataaaaaaaaaggatagaGAAGCACTACACAATGTTCATGCTTTACTTTATATTAGTTGTTCTGCTCGACTCTAGCCCAaactattacatgatgcttttctcaAAATTGTATTCCAAAGGACTTTCTGTTAGGTGCTTTATTCAACCTTAGCCCAAACCACCACATGATGCTATTCTCAAATCTGTATAAAAAACAGCTCTATTCTACCCTCTGTAGCCCAGACCAACACATGATGCTTTCTCAAGTATGTATAGGAGCACTAGGAGGAGTTGGTATTTGATATATAGGTTGAAAACTTTTGCACCATCTAAATATATAAACTATATCAGTTTTTCTCAGAGGGTAATATTTATTCCGCAATGATATACActcaaattatttaaatatactaGTACATGCATGCATGTTCATCTGCCAAGGGATGGAAATTAAGATTTTCACTAAAACTGGAGGGTGGAACTTTGCttcaattataaataataaaatatggtTTTGTGCCAATTAGAGTTTTTCATTACAAAATCAAACAGGTGGCTGATTTATCAACATTCAACCCATTATTTTCTTCCATTACTTTCCAAAGTCATTATTTTATCATGGATCTTTGTAAGTACATCGAAAATTTTCTCTGAACAATACTTTTTCAGTGACACTGTGTTGCTTTCTTTTGTCTTTGTAATGACAAGAAGCTAGAAAAATCACATCCTGAGGTTAAATAAATTAAAGTATATGAATGGGAATAGAGAGGGAAGAAATGGCTGATTTTATTTA of Musa acuminata AAA Group cultivar baxijiao chromosome BXJ1-7, Cavendish_Baxijiao_AAA, whole genome shotgun sequence contains these proteins:
- the LOC103991852 gene encoding E3 ubiquitin-protein ligase ATL6, with amino-acid sequence MAIAVVLSVLPLLLAPLCVHAQPSPPSGRGNNSSNSFYNYDAKFNPAMSIVIIGMISVFLCLGFLAIYIRSCTGDGGDLGVSSPRWAGGGFARSRRQQGLKPEVLQTFPTLMYAEVKGLKAGKGALECAVCLSEFEDDEELRLLPRCSHVFHTDCIDAWLASHVTCPVCRANLAEQTTDGGLDPPFVAVPTAGIHPESAALPQNHVAIPVDPAGAEEEEREAAKELARIGSRKREARSRSGRRSPKFPRSHSTGHSVVRSVEDVDRYTLRLPEHIRKEIFAARKLHRSASCVASPIAGEGSSRSGHGGGGSGGGGGEGSSRGWWSFRPRKSDRWPPFFLRTLSVKVPAWVTGTKGEGECSVQKGEAEGSVKRRVAAVRTSLECLGGGGGGGRDDDESPTSSLTRQV